In Leptospira montravelensis, the DNA window TTCCCTTTTTTAGTAAAACGTAAATGGTATTGGCGTTTGTCTGTATCCGAAACCACTCGTTTCACCCAAGACTTTTTGACCCATCCATCCACGAGTCTCGAAACCGTGGTTTTGTCTTTGACCAGACGTTCACTCAATTCCTTTTGATTTAAGGTTTCTGAATCCACCAAAGGAAAAAGTAACATCCATTCTTCAAACCGCATCCCCATTTTGTTTTTTGTAAATTCATC includes these proteins:
- a CDS encoding MarR family winged helix-turn-helix transcriptional regulator, coding for MEGKGIASYLGIYMSETLLLMRRFLSDEFTKNKMGMRFEEWMLLFPLVDSETLNQKELSERLVKDKTTVSRLVDGWVKKSWVKRVVSDTDKRQYHLRFTKKGKEIWEKGIPIVSSADQVFRKDLSEKEERELYLLLFKIQSSVQLANRENT